From Paenibacillus thermoaerophilus:
AGCGGCTTCGCTTCCGCCTCCAGCGACCGCCAGTTCACAAGCGCGCCGCCGAACGCGAACCGGTCCAGCCATACGTTCTCCGCCACCGACAAGGACGGGACGATCGCCGTGTCGACTTCCTGGTAGACGCAATGAATGCCCGCAGCCATCGCATCGGTCGGGCTGCGGAACGTCACTTCGCGCCCGCCGATCGTTATCGTCCCGCCGTCCGAGCTGTACGCCCCGCTTAATATTTTCATCAGCGTGCTTTTCCCGGCCCCGTTGGCGCCGAGCAGCGCATGAATCTCGCCGCCGCGCACGCTGAAGTCGACGCCTTTGAGCGCCTGCACGCCGGAGAACGTCTTGACGATGCCCTTCATCTGCAATACGTCCATCTCCGGCCTCCTCTCCCGATTTGATCTCGTAACAGCGGAAAAAGAGGCCACCGGCCAAGCCCGATGGTCCCTTCTTCCCGTTCACATCATCCGATTATTTTTTTTCCAGAGCCCGCAGCCAATCCGTGTAGCCTTGCTCGCTGCCGCCCCAGCCTTTGACATACTGGCTGAGCTCAGCCGTGGAAATTTGTTTGTCCTTCGGCAGCGCGTCGCGGGTCACGAACGACGGATCAAGCTCGACGACGTCAGGCGTTTGCTCGCCTTTGAATTTGTGATACAGGTAACGCACCTGAACTTTGCCGATATCCTTCGGATCGACCGCCGCCGATGCGACCCAGGAGAAATTCGGGTCCTGGATGATTTGCAGATCCTCGTCGCTCATGTCGATGCCGTAGATTTTAATTTCCGTGCGGCCGGCCTGCTGAATCGCGCGGGCTGCGCCTTTGGCGAACTCGTCCCAAGACGCCCATACGGCCGTGATGTCGCCTTTGTTCGGGTATTTCGTCAGAATCGCTTCCATTTGCGCTTGCGTGTCGAGAGCGGTGTTCTGCGTAGCCGCCCCGAACGCCGCGACTTCCTTGATGTCCGGATATTTGGCCCGGAACGCTTCATAAGCGACTTGGCGGCGCTCCATCGGCGCGAAACCGGCCACCCAGATTTTGACGATGTTGCCTTTGCCGCCGATATCTTTGGCCAACTGCTCGAGCGACAGCTCGGCCAGCTTTTTGTCGTTTTGCTGCAGGACGGTTACGCCCGGCACTTTCAGGTCCGCGTCAAACGCGACAACCGGAATATTTTTCTCGACGGCTTTTTTGACGCCCGCTTCGAGCGCTTCGGCCGTGCCGTGGTCGATCAGGATGCCGTCAAATTTCTGGTTAATCGCCGCGTCGAGGTTGGACGCCATTTTGGCGAGGTCGTTGTCCGACGCGAATACCGTCACCTTGCCGCCGAGCTTTTCGGCTTGTTCCTTTACGCCTTCGATATATTGGGAGGAAAAAGTACCGATGTTCAACTGCATGATCAAGGCGATTTTTTTGCCGGCCAGTTCCCCGCCGGCAGCTTGGCCGCCTTCGCCCTGCGAAGCGTCTCCTTGCGTCTTGCCTTGGCCGCATGCCGACAGAACGACGGAAAAGGCGAGAAGTACCGCAAGCAGCGACCAACCCCACTTGTTTCGACTTTTGTTCATGTTCGCGTGTTCTCTCCTTTATGTGGCGGACAGGTAAAATAGAGCGGATTACCAGCAATTCCTAGTATACCTATCGGCTTTATTTTACCAGATCATATCATGCCGATATGGGCCTGTCAATCGTTATTTTAAGTTTAGGGCCGCCAGGTTCGAGCCCGCGGCCTCACCGGTCCAAGCCCAGCGTCAAGACAATTTCTTTCCCTCTAAACTGAAGATCGCGGATGACGATGGGAGCGGGCAACAGCTCGGCCAGCGGAAGCGAGTAATCCGGCACGCGGAACCAGGAGGCGGGCACGCTCAGCGATTTGATGTTCGTCTCCTCGTGGCGCACCGTGAGCACACCGTCCCGCCAGATCAGCCGGAAGGTCAGCCGGGCCCCGATATCCGCCCGTTCCCGATACCGGAGATTCAGATCGGCGCTTACGCGGTCCCCATCCAGCCGCAGATCGGCCCCGACGATTTCGACCCCCGGACGGGGCCTTCTGTTGGCGGAGAGCTGGGCCATCACGAGGCTGCGGATATCGCTCTCCGTCAGTACAAGCTCGGGATTGCCCGTCAGCAGCCCCTGAAGCAGGTTGGCCCGCGGTTTAAACGGCTTGTAGTCCAGCGTCAGCTCTTTGTCCGGGCGGACGTAGATCAGCAGGGCGCAAGCCAGCGCCGCCAGCGCGAACAGCCCCGCGATCAGCCCGAACAGGATGCGTCTCGCTCTCATGTCAAGCCTGTCCCTCCGGAGACGCGCCCTGCTCCCATTTCGCCTTCAGCCATCTGGGCGCGCCTTTGTTTTTGTCCTGTTTTTTGGCGGCCTTTTTCTTCTTGGCGGGCGCCGCCGGAGCAGCCGACGACGGCTTCCCCTGAGCCGGCTTTCTCCCTGCCGGAGCCGCAGCCGTCCTGACGGATGCCGTCCGGATCGGAGCCGACGACGGCTCCCGCTTGCGGCGGGCCGCTTCGCGTTCCTTAAGCTTGGCCGCCTCCTCCGGCGACAGCGGCGTCACGAGCTTGCCGCCGATCAGCACTTTCCGCTCAATCGGAACGCGGAGCTGCTTCTCGAATTTCTTGACGATAAATTCCTCGTTTTTCGCCGCCAGCGATATGACCGTACCCGGCGCTCCCATCCGCCCGGTCCGCCCGGACCGGTGGACGTAGGCGTCCGCGCTCGGCGCGGGATCGAACTGGAACACGTGCGTCAAATTGGGGATATCCAAGCCTCGGGCCGCGACGTCCGTGGAGATCAGCACCTTGATCTTCCCTTTGCGGAACTGCTGCATGACGGCCGCGCGCCCCTGCTTGCTCTGCTGGCCGAACAGCGTGTCCGCCGCGATGCCTTCCCCGCGCAGCCGTCCCAGCAAATCGCGGATCGGCCCCGTCTCGTTCACGAAGACAATCGCCGCTTTCGGCTTCAGCGACTTGATCAGATTCGCCAGGACATTTTTTTTGTCCCGGGCTTCCGCCGTCAGATAGACGTGCGTGATCGCGCGCGGCACGCGTTCGTCCGGCGAGATCGACACGAACCGCGGCTCCGGCATCCAGCGGCGCGCCAGCTCCAGCACGGGCTCCGTCACCGTCGCGGAGAAAAATCCGATGCGCCTGTCCCGGGGGGCCGCCTTCAGCACCGTTTCGAGATCGCGGTCGTCCCCCAGCTCAAGCAGTTGATCCGTCTCGTCCGCGATAATCCATTTCGCCTGATGCAGCGACAGCTTGCGCAGCTTGATCAGCTCCGCAACGCGGCCCGGCGTTCCCACGATGAGATGGGGTTTCTCCTTGAGCTTGTCCACCTGGCGCTCCAGCGAAGCCCCTCCGATCAGCATCTGGGTCCGCAGCGCCGTGCCGGCCGTCCAGTATTCGGCCTCCTGTTGAAGCTGAGCCGCCAGCTCGCGGGTCGGCGCAAGCACAACCGCCTGCACGGCCTGGGAATCGGCGTCGATCCCCTGCAGCACCGGCAGCAAAAACGCCAGCGTCTTGCCGGTGCCCGTGCCCGAGCGGGCCACGACGTCCTCGCCTCCGGCCAATGCCGGAACGACCTCGCTCTGTACGGGCGTCGGCGATTCGTAACCCCGCTCGGCCCATTTGTCGGCAAGCCAGCCGGGAAGGTTCAGCACAGCAACTTGTTTATTCATCTCTCTCATCCTGTCTTTGTTCCGAATCCTTCTCGATCCGAGATCATTCCTTCATTTTAGCCGATTTGCCCGCCCGCGGCAAAGGTGAAAACTCCCCCGATGATCCGCCCGCCGCGCCGACGGCGCGGAACCATTCGCAGATCGCGGCCGCGGCTTGCTCCTCATATTCGGGCAGGAAGACATGTCCGCGGCCTTCGCACAGCAGCACCTCGTGCGGTTTCCCGGCCGCGGCGAGCGCCCCGGCCAGCCGGCGGGCGTGCTCCGCCCCGACGTTGTCGTCGGCGGTGCCGTGCACGATCAAGACCGGAGCCGAGATCGCGTCCGCCCAATATACGGGCGATCTTTCCCGGTAGGCTTCGGCGTCCTTGACCGGATGGCCGACGACGCGCTTGAGCATGCGGCGCAGATCGACGCGTTCCTCGTACGTCAGCAGCAGGTCGGATACGCCGCTCCAGACCGCGACGGCGGCCACATCGTCCGGCACGTCCCGCGCGGCCATCATCGCCATGATGGCTCCGCGGGAGAAGCCGACCAGCGAGACCGGACGACCGTCTGTCTCCGGCAGCTCCCGCAGAAGCCGGATCGCCTCGTATACGTCGTGGCGGTCATCGCCTCCGAACTGATCGAAGCCTTCGCCGCCTTCGTTGCCGCGGTACAGCGGAGCGAATACCGCGTACCCTTGCCGGGCGAACGCGGCCAGCCTTCCCGGTTGCACCATGCCGATGCGTTTGATGCCGCCCCGGCAGTAGACGAGACCAGGCAGCGGCCGCGAATCGCCGCCCGGCTCCTCCGGTTGTGGCAGCGCCAGCAGCCCCTTGACCCGAAGCCCCTGGCTCTCGTACGTGATCGCGTACATCGCGATGTCCGGGTACGGATCGTCCAGCCGCATCCGCTGCGGCAAACGCCGGTCTGTCCGCATCATCTCCGTCTTTCGCCTCGCTTTATCGCAGCTTGTTCAGGAACTTCGCCGCCATTTTTTCGTAACCGCCGGGCCACAGCCCGAACAACCGGGCTCCCCAGCGCGCGTACGCCGGCAGATCCACTTCGCGCATGCGCCGTTCGACCGCTCTCGCCGCGTTCTCCGCAACCTCGGACGGCTTCAGCATGAAGCGCTTCACTTTGGCCGCGTAAGCGCCGCCCGGATCGGCCTTGCCGAAAAACGGCGTGTCCACCGATCCGGGATTGATCGCGGTCACCGCGATCCCCGTCCCCGCCAGCTCCAGCCGCATGCTGTTGACGAAGCCGAGCAGCGCATGCTTCGAGGCGGCGTACGCGGACGCGCGCGCACTTCCGATTTTGCCCAATATGGACGCGGTATACACCAGATGGCCGGTGTCCCGCTCCAGCATGTCCGGCAGTACGGCTTTCGTGCAGCGCACCGCGCCCAGGTAGTTCACGTCCATCATCGCGGCGTAATCCTTCACGGACATATCGGAGACAGCGCCGTACCGGGCAAATCCGGCGTTGTTGACCAGCACGTCGACGCTCCCGGCTCTCTCCGCCGTCTCCGCGAACGCGGCCGCCACCGACTCGTCCGAAGTCACATCGAGCCGGACCGCGTATGCCGGGCCGGGCAACCGGACCGCCAGCGCCTCCAGCTCGGCCGTCGACCGCGCCATCAGCACGACCGTCGCGCCTCTCTCCGCGAACGACTTCGCCATGGCGGCCCCGATCCCGCTGGAAGCGCCGGTAATCGCAACGATTTTCCCTTTCAGCGGCATCATCCCGCACCTCCCTCGCGTATGGCCCCGCCTCTCGCCGGAAGCGGTTCGTGAGCCCCTGCGGCACAAATCCCCGGTCCGCAAAAAAACCGGCGCGGACGCCGGTTCGGTCGCTTTCTATGCAACTGGGTCACGCCACGATGACCTGAATGTTCATCTCGCCGATCTGCTCCAAAAACAACGGAACCGTCAGCGCTTTGGCCCGTGCGTACTGCTGCGCCGTATCCATGCGGATCACCGCAGGCGGCGTAATGTCGATGTGAATGCCTTGATTGTAGAGCAGCGTGCTGGCGTTGCCGCTGATCATGTTGCCCAGCTCGGATATGGCGCTCTCGCTTATCTCGTCCAGCTCGGAAACGGCGAACCCGCCCATCATCACCGAAACCAGTTTCAGGGCGACAGGCTCGGGAAGCCCGAACATCACGTTGCCGGTCATTTGCCCCGTTATGCCTATACGGATATGGATATAATCCTGGGAGACTTTGATCTCTTGCAGTCCGAGGTTCCCCATCGTGGGTCTGACCTGAATCAACTGCTCCAGCACGGAGCGCGCCGATTCCAAAAAGGGGTTGATGACCTCCGCCTTCATGCCTGCCTCCTTCGCCGGGGTTACGGCTTGTCACAATTTGCCTCTATTATATCGGAAAAATTCCCCGGCGTATAGGCGTATTGCCGTTTTTTGTCGAAGAATCGCGTCGAACCGCTTATCCCGCCGCTTGGGACTCCGGCTTGTCTTTGCCCGATTCCTTCGCGTTTTCCCCTTTGGCCTTGATCGGGATGGCGTCCTTGCCCCCGGCCGGTCTCGGCTCCATCTTCGACGAACCCTGGAACAAAGCGCCTTCGGCGATGTTCAGCAGCCCGGCGTCGATCGTGCCGAACAGCTTGCCGCTCTCCGCCAGCACAAGCCTGCCCTCCGTCTTGACGCTGCCGTGAATGGTCCCGGCGGCGTATAGGTTGCGCGCGACGATGTTCGAGTGGACAACTCCTTGTTCCCCGATGGACACGTCTCCCGTGCTTTCGATGTCGCCGCGGACATGGCCTTCCACGCGCAGCCCCGCTTCGCTTACGATTTTGCCCTCGATAACGGTTCCTTTGCCGATCAGCGTCTCGACGTGCACCGGTTTGCCTCTAGCGCCGAACAGCCTCTTCTTACTCCCGAACATAGCCTTCCTCCTTTTCCCTTTCGTTCAGCTTTGCGACGAAGGCAAGTATTTGGCCGGATTCACCGGCTTGCCTCCGACTTCCACCTGATAATGGAGATGCGATCCCGTACTGCGTCCGGTCGAGCCGACCCGGCCGATCAGCTCGCCCTTTTTCACCGTCCGCCCCGGTTTCGTCAACACTTTGCTGAGATGCATATAAATCGTCTGCAGAGCAGCCGTATGGCGGATGACAATGAAATGGCCCCTGGACGAATCGAACCCCGTCTGGAGGACGGTTCCCTCGGCGGCGGCATACACGTCGTCTCCCGTTTTTCCGTCGATGTCGAGCCCTTCGTGCATCGTCGTTTTTCCCGTAAACGGATCGCGGCGATAGCCGAAGCCCGACGTCACGAGCCTGGAACGCGTCGGCCAGATCGACGGCGTCGCCCGCTGCAGCTTCTCCTTCCGGCGAAGCTCCTCCGCAAGCTCGCTCAGGTCGGCGTCCAGACGTTCCGACTCCGCCGCGAACGCCTGGAACCGGACGGACAACCGCTGCGGCTCGGCCTTGGCGACGTCAGGGCCGTCCCCCGGCGGGGGAGCGTATCCGCCGACGGCGGCACGGGAAACCGCCGACAGGGCGGTAACGCCGGACTTGCGGAATTTCGGCTCCGGGCCGAAGCCGATTCCGGTTCCGGGGACGTACCGGACCTTGCGGGACGAGCCTTTCGCCGCGTACCAGGGCGGGTTGTACGCAAGCGCGATATCCGGCAAGCCTGCACCCGCATACGGCGCGCGGCCGGCGGAAAAGTCGGACGCCGATTCCTCCGGATCGTCCGCAACCGGGGGTTGGGCTTGCGGCAACGCTCCGGCCGTCTGCCGGGGCGGCGGCGAAACTCCCGCGAGCCCTTGCAGCTCTTTCTCCAGCGACCGCAGCTCCGCGAGCCTCCGTTCCACTTCGGCCGCCTGCGCGGACAATTCCGCGATCCGGTTCTGCAGCTCGATTAATTCCGATTGCTTGCGGTCGATCAATTCCTCGTACCCGGCTTGCTGGCGTTCGATCTCCTGACGGAGCGCTTCCGCAGCCATGCGCTGGGCCCGATGCTCAAGCGCCACCCATGCGCCGGTTCCCAGCAAAGCCGCAAGCGTCATGACTCCCGCCGCTCGCACTCCCCGACGCGTCACGTGCAGCTTGCGGACCGGACGGGTCGAATTGGG
This genomic window contains:
- a CDS encoding sugar ABC transporter substrate-binding protein, giving the protein MNKSRNKWGWSLLAVLLAFSVVLSACGQGKTQGDASQGEGGQAAGGELAGKKIALIMQLNIGTFSSQYIEGVKEQAEKLGGKVTVFASDNDLAKMASNLDAAINQKFDGILIDHGTAEALEAGVKKAVEKNIPVVAFDADLKVPGVTVLQQNDKKLAELSLEQLAKDIGGKGNIVKIWVAGFAPMERRQVAYEAFRAKYPDIKEVAAFGAATQNTALDTQAQMEAILTKYPNKGDITAVWASWDEFAKGAARAIQQAGRTEIKIYGIDMSDEDLQIIQDPNFSWVASAAVDPKDIGKVQVRYLYHKFKGEQTPDVVELDPSFVTRDALPKDKQISTAELSQYVKGWGGSEQGYTDWLRALEKK
- a CDS encoding DEAD/DEAH box helicase, producing the protein MNKQVAVLNLPGWLADKWAERGYESPTPVQSEVVPALAGGEDVVARSGTGTGKTLAFLLPVLQGIDADSQAVQAVVLAPTRELAAQLQQEAEYWTAGTALRTQMLIGGASLERQVDKLKEKPHLIVGTPGRVAELIKLRKLSLHQAKWIIADETDQLLELGDDRDLETVLKAAPRDRRIGFFSATVTEPVLELARRWMPEPRFVSISPDERVPRAITHVYLTAEARDKKNVLANLIKSLKPKAAIVFVNETGPIRDLLGRLRGEGIAADTLFGQQSKQGRAAVMQQFRKGKIKVLISTDVAARGLDIPNLTHVFQFDPAPSADAYVHRSGRTGRMGAPGTVISLAAKNEEFIVKKFEKQLRVPIERKVLIGGKLVTPLSPEEAAKLKEREAARRKREPSSAPIRTASVRTAAAPAGRKPAQGKPSSAAPAAPAKKKKAAKKQDKNKGAPRWLKAKWEQGASPEGQA
- a CDS encoding alpha/beta hydrolase family protein; amino-acid sequence: MMRTDRRLPQRMRLDDPYPDIAMYAITYESQGLRVKGLLALPQPEEPGGDSRPLPGLVYCRGGIKRIGMVQPGRLAAFARQGYAVFAPLYRGNEGGEGFDQFGGDDRHDVYEAIRLLRELPETDGRPVSLVGFSRGAIMAMMAARDVPDDVAAVAVWSGVSDLLLTYEERVDLRRMLKRVVGHPVKDAEAYRERSPVYWADAISAPVLIVHGTADDNVGAEHARRLAGALAAAGKPHEVLLCEGRGHVFLPEYEEQAAAAICEWFRAVGAAGGSSGEFSPLPRAGKSAKMKE
- a CDS encoding SDR family NAD(P)-dependent oxidoreductase codes for the protein MMPLKGKIVAITGASSGIGAAMAKSFAERGATVVLMARSTAELEALAVRLPGPAYAVRLDVTSDESVAAAFAETAERAGSVDVLVNNAGFARYGAVSDMSVKDYAAMMDVNYLGAVRCTKAVLPDMLERDTGHLVYTASILGKIGSARASAYAASKHALLGFVNSMRLELAGTGIAVTAINPGSVDTPFFGKADPGGAYAAKVKRFMLKPSEVAENAARAVERRMREVDLPAYARWGARLFGLWPGGYEKMAAKFLNKLR
- a CDS encoding chemotaxis protein CheX, whose protein sequence is MKAEVINPFLESARSVLEQLIQVRPTMGNLGLQEIKVSQDYIHIRIGITGQMTGNVMFGLPEPVALKLVSVMMGGFAVSELDEISESAISELGNMISGNASTLLYNQGIHIDITPPAVIRMDTAQQYARAKALTVPLFLEQIGEMNIQVIVA
- a CDS encoding bactofilin family protein produces the protein MFGSKKRLFGARGKPVHVETLIGKGTVIEGKIVSEAGLRVEGHVRGDIESTGDVSIGEQGVVHSNIVARNLYAAGTIHGSVKTEGRLVLAESGKLFGTIDAGLLNIAEGALFQGSSKMEPRPAGGKDAIPIKAKGENAKESGKDKPESQAAG
- a CDS encoding peptidoglycan DD-metalloendopeptidase family protein, whose amino-acid sequence is MWNPKQDNRVTLLVIPNSTRPVRKLHVTRRGVRAAGVMTLAALLGTGAWVALEHRAQRMAAEALRQEIERQQAGYEELIDRKQSELIELQNRIAELSAQAAEVERRLAELRSLEKELQGLAGVSPPPRQTAGALPQAQPPVADDPEESASDFSAGRAPYAGAGLPDIALAYNPPWYAAKGSSRKVRYVPGTGIGFGPEPKFRKSGVTALSAVSRAAVGGYAPPPGDGPDVAKAEPQRLSVRFQAFAAESERLDADLSELAEELRRKEKLQRATPSIWPTRSRLVTSGFGYRRDPFTGKTTMHEGLDIDGKTGDDVYAAAEGTVLQTGFDSSRGHFIVIRHTAALQTIYMHLSKVLTKPGRTVKKGELIGRVGSTGRSTGSHLHYQVEVGGKPVNPAKYLPSSQS